CAGCTGCCTGTTCTCAGGAGCTTCTTCAGCTTCCCTTGACTCATTGATGGCTGACATCAGCATGGAGGCGGCAAAAAGCTGCTGGCTTACCGAATCATGCAGCTCACGTGCTAAGCGTTGCCGTTCTCTCGAGATCATCTCTTGAATGATTTTCTCTTGATCTTCTGCTTTTTCGTTCGCCAGCTTTTGTGAAGCCCTGGCCTGATCCGTAACCTGGCGCTGTACATTTTTCAATCTCTTCCAAAGAGCTTCCATCTCTAGCCCCTGTGCTTGTAAAGGAGGATAGATGGGCCTGCCGTTCTCCATCTCACGCATGCCTTCTTCGATTTGTTTAAGCTGTCTGCGGACAGCAAACCCATGCAGCAAACCGAAAAACACACCAAGAACCAAACTCGCCGCCGGAACTACCATAATAAAAGGCAGGCCGAGCAGCTGGCGTTCCCAGAGAGACGCAAAATCCGGGAAGGGAAACACCATAAATACTGCGACCAAAACCAGAATGGCGGTCAGTATAGATACGCCGATGGATAGTAGGACACTGCGCAGTACGATACTCATGTCCGTTTCACCTCTAAATCCCCGACCACCATGGATGTAACGATCTTGATTCTTTGCTGAGCCTCATGGTAGTTCTCTGTATGGAAATGAAAAAGCTGATTGAAGATTTTTGATTCATGATGCTGAAAAATCGTCGTGCTTCCTGCCAGCACAGAATGGTGAACACTGACTGCCGCTTCATATGGCACAAGAATTTTAATGTTTCCAGCCAAATTCCGTATGGCAATGACCGATTCGCCATCCGGT
This genomic stretch from Fictibacillus marinisediminis harbors:
- a CDS encoding sensor histidine kinase, encoding MSIVLRSVLLSIGVSILTAILVLVAVFMVFPFPDFASLWERQLLGLPFIMVVPAASLVLGVFFGLLHGFAVRRQLKQIEEGMREMENGRPIYPPLQAQGLEMEALWKRLKNVQRQVTDQARASQKLANEKAEDQEKIIQEMISRERQRLARELHDSVSQQLFAASMLMSAINESREAEEAPENRQLKLVEQMIHQSQLEMRALLLHLRPAALKGKSLQDGIKELLAELVQKVPIEIHAKIEEMPLDKGVEDHLFRILQESVSNTLRHAKATSLEILLIEREGLIILRVADNGVGFALDEDKAGSYGLQNMQERALEIGGTLKVVSLPDKGTRLEVKVPVISVEDDKND